A genomic window from Megalobrama amblycephala isolate DHTTF-2021 linkage group LG2, ASM1881202v1, whole genome shotgun sequence includes:
- the tmem230a gene encoding transmembrane protein 230a translates to MMATRNNTASAAPNNKVKYSRLADSDEGYIDLQFKKTPPKVPYKAIALATFLFLVGSVLIIVGSLLLAGIIHVTNPDRTIPVLIIGILIFLPGFYHLRIAYYASKGYRGYSYDDIPDFDD, encoded by the exons ATGATGGCGACTCGAAACAACACAGCCAGTGCTGCTCCAAACAATAAGGTGAAATACTCCAGGCTTGCAGATAGTGATGAAGGCTACATTGATCTACAG tTCAAGAAAACCCCACCTAAAGTACCCTACAAGGCCATTGCCCTGGCAACGTTCCTATTTCTGGTTGGCTCTGTATTGATAATTGTTGGATCACTTCTTTTGGCAGGGATCATTCATGTCACG AACCCAGATCGCACAATCCCAGTTCTCATCATCGGAATACTGATCTTTCTTCCTGGATTCTATCATTTGCGGATTGCTTATTATGCTTCCAAGGGTTACCGTGGTTACTCTTACGATGACATCCCAGACTTTGATGACTAA